In Acaryochloris marina S15, a single genomic region encodes these proteins:
- a CDS encoding nuclease translates to MGHIIAIPEIAYYEVRRELLRLDRPKSVQRLDEFCRLDGSLNLAYIPISTEIMRKASQLWAWARQTGQQTASNEALDADVILAATSIVIAQENSLPSRVVTKNVKHIARYTPAEDWEDIPLDA, encoded by the coding sequence ATGGGTCATATCATTGCCATTCCAGAAATTGCCTATTATGAAGTCCGCCGCGAACTGTTAAGGCTGGATAGACCCAAGAGCGTACAGCGCTTAGATGAGTTTTGTCGATTGGATGGATCTCTCAACTTGGCTTACATCCCGATCTCAACAGAAATAATGAGGAAAGCAAGTCAGCTTTGGGCTTGGGCTAGACAAACTGGACAACAAACAGCAAGTAATGAAGCATTAGATGCAGATGTCATTTTGGCTGCTACATCTATTGTGATTGCTCAAGAGAACTCACTACCCTCTAGGGTTGTCACCAAAAATGTCAAACACATCGCAAGATATACGCCAGCAGAAGATTGGGAAGATATTCCTCTAGATGCTTAG